The proteins below are encoded in one region of Anaerolineales bacterium:
- a CDS encoding cupin domain-containing protein, with protein MSKPDTSKPTLTISSEQWPPKFVAQMNEFHFKLAKLQGEFVWHKHADTGEVFIVLHGEMAIDFRDGPVVLRSGEMIVVPQGIEHRPRAEKECRALLVEPAGTINTGDAGGELTAQADIWI; from the coding sequence ATGTCGAAGCCAGATACAAGTAAACCAACACTGACGATTTCTTCGGAACAATGGCCCCCGAAGTTCGTGGCCCAGATGAACGAGTTTCACTTCAAGCTGGCCAAGCTGCAGGGCGAGTTCGTCTGGCACAAGCATGCCGACACCGGCGAGGTCTTCATCGTGCTGCACGGCGAGATGGCCATCGACTTCCGCGACGGCCCCGTCGTGCTGCGCTCCGGGGAGATGATCGTCGTTCCGCAGGGAATCGAGCACCGGCCGCGCGCCGAAAAGGAATGCCGGGCGCTGCTCGTCGAACCGGCCGGAACGATCAACACCGGCGACGCCGGCGGCGAGCTGACGGCACAAGCCGACATTTGGATTTGA